From a region of the Zingiber officinale cultivar Zhangliang chromosome 10B, Zo_v1.1, whole genome shotgun sequence genome:
- the LOC122030217 gene encoding NAC domain-containing protein 18-like isoform X1, with the protein MRGSARANLGPLVPGSVLVGTNINSMDEEVIRFLLGRRAGDPTLENVIADVNPFNDEPWNFPENIWFLYNPGGRISPKGNCESKATRSGYWRQTGDCRIFTSGCNFSWKRTLEFYKGKSPIGERTGWVMHEYHVESNSLNVHNCSKDHSSLYRVFRQSAKCAIDCKEKYSAYADKLVGEDVDYISPFRTRRERIDFEDLPHNSQTVADKDQGESAPSRRRPNELASVIFSENMLDICDFSNGEFLELNDFYSSDTHASSDDSSIMSENSDEFFDPVAFLIDIENDHGLGKQTEHTKYGFDISVPVRSHRMFIEPSPPVGDLVIEENSPSNCLDRNELTSNQPLPSPSDQQQNVNASTSSKYSGKEDDQTADTSHSRRTSKGIHISNGGGSNSVRKITKIGKRYFCFASF; encoded by the exons ATGCGGGGCTCTGCCAG AGCTAACTTGGGTCCTTTAGTGCCCGGCTCTGTTCTGGTGGGCACTAACATCAATTCAATGGACGAAGAAGTCATACGATTCTTGCTAGGAAGGCGAGCTGGAGATCCCACTCTGGAAAATGTCATCGCTGATGTTAATCCATTCAATGATGAACCATGGAATTTTCCTG AAAACATATGGTTCTTGTACAATCCAGGAGGCAGAATATCTCCCAAAGGGAACTGTGAATCAAAGGCAACTAGATCTGGATATTGGAGGCAAACAGGTGATTGCAGGATATTCACAAGCGGATGCAATTTTAGTTggaaaagaacattggaatttTATAAAGGTAAATCACCCATTGGAGAAAGAACTGGGTGGGTGATGCATGAATATCATGTAGAATCAAATTCATTGAACGTGCATAATTGCTCAAAG gATCATAGTTCCTTGTATAGAGTCTTCCGTCAAAGTGCTAAATGTGCAATTGACTGCAAAGAAAAGTATTCTGCATATGCAGATAAGTTAGTTGGTGAGGATGTAGACTACATATCACCTTTTAGAACAAGAAGAGAGAGAATTGACTTCGAGGATTTGCCCCACAATTCTCAG ACTGTCGCTGATAAAGATCAAGGGGAATCAGCACCGTCTAGAAGAAGGCCTAATGAACTTGCATCCGTGATTTTTTCTGAAAATATGCttgatatttgtgatttttcaaaTGGAGAATTCTTGGAACTGAATGATTTCTATAGTTCAGACACACATGCTAGTTCAGATGATTCCAGCATTATGTCAGAAAATTCTGATGAATTCTTCGATCCTGTTGCATTTTTAATAGATATTGAGAATGATCATGGATTAGGAAAACAAACAGAACACACAAAATATGGCTTTGATATTTCTGTACCAGTCAGATCCCATCGGATGTTCATCGAGCCATCTCCACCAG TTGGTGATCTTGTTATTGAAGAGAACAGTCCATCCAATTGTCTGGATAGAAATGAATTGACTTCAAACCAGCCATTACCCTCACCAAGTGACCAACAACAAAATGTCAATGCTTCTACATCTAGCAAATATAGTGGCAAAGAGGACGATCAAACTGCTGATACCTCACATAGTCGCAGGACTTCAAAGGGCATTCATATTTCAAATGGAGGTGGCTCGAATTCAGTTAGGAAGATCACGAAGATAGGGAAAAGATACTTCTGCTTTGCATCATTTTGA
- the LOC122030217 gene encoding NAC domain-containing protein 18-like isoform X2: MRGSARANLGPLVPGSVLVGTNINSMDEEVIRFLLGRRAGDPTLENVIADVNPFNDEPWNFPENIWFLYNPGGRISPKGNCESKATRSGYWRQTGDCRIFTSGCNFSWKRTLEFYKGKSPIGERTGWVMHEYHVESNSLNVHNCSKDHSSLYRVFRQSAKCAIDCKEKYSAYADKLVGEDVDYISPFRTRRERIDFEDLPHNSQTVADKDQGESAPSRRRPNELASVIFSENMLDICDFSNGEFLELNDFYSSDTHASSDDSSIMSENSDEFFDPVAFLIDIENDHGLGKQTEHTKYGFDISVPVRSHRMFIEPSPPENSPSNCLDRNELTSNQPLPSPSDQQQNVNASTSSKYSGKEDDQTADTSHSRRTSKGIHISNGGGSNSVRKITKIGKRYFCFASF; encoded by the exons ATGCGGGGCTCTGCCAG AGCTAACTTGGGTCCTTTAGTGCCCGGCTCTGTTCTGGTGGGCACTAACATCAATTCAATGGACGAAGAAGTCATACGATTCTTGCTAGGAAGGCGAGCTGGAGATCCCACTCTGGAAAATGTCATCGCTGATGTTAATCCATTCAATGATGAACCATGGAATTTTCCTG AAAACATATGGTTCTTGTACAATCCAGGAGGCAGAATATCTCCCAAAGGGAACTGTGAATCAAAGGCAACTAGATCTGGATATTGGAGGCAAACAGGTGATTGCAGGATATTCACAAGCGGATGCAATTTTAGTTggaaaagaacattggaatttTATAAAGGTAAATCACCCATTGGAGAAAGAACTGGGTGGGTGATGCATGAATATCATGTAGAATCAAATTCATTGAACGTGCATAATTGCTCAAAG gATCATAGTTCCTTGTATAGAGTCTTCCGTCAAAGTGCTAAATGTGCAATTGACTGCAAAGAAAAGTATTCTGCATATGCAGATAAGTTAGTTGGTGAGGATGTAGACTACATATCACCTTTTAGAACAAGAAGAGAGAGAATTGACTTCGAGGATTTGCCCCACAATTCTCAG ACTGTCGCTGATAAAGATCAAGGGGAATCAGCACCGTCTAGAAGAAGGCCTAATGAACTTGCATCCGTGATTTTTTCTGAAAATATGCttgatatttgtgatttttcaaaTGGAGAATTCTTGGAACTGAATGATTTCTATAGTTCAGACACACATGCTAGTTCAGATGATTCCAGCATTATGTCAGAAAATTCTGATGAATTCTTCGATCCTGTTGCATTTTTAATAGATATTGAGAATGATCATGGATTAGGAAAACAAACAGAACACACAAAATATGGCTTTGATATTTCTGTACCAGTCAGATCCCATCGGATGTTCATCGAGCCATCTCCACCAG AGAACAGTCCATCCAATTGTCTGGATAGAAATGAATTGACTTCAAACCAGCCATTACCCTCACCAAGTGACCAACAACAAAATGTCAATGCTTCTACATCTAGCAAATATAGTGGCAAAGAGGACGATCAAACTGCTGATACCTCACATAGTCGCAGGACTTCAAAGGGCATTCATATTTCAAATGGAGGTGGCTCGAATTCAGTTAGGAAGATCACGAAGATAGGGAAAAGATACTTCTGCTTTGCATCATTTTGA